One stretch of Pigmentiphaga aceris DNA includes these proteins:
- a CDS encoding DUF421 domain-containing protein: MGIDWHEIFVFNISPFEMMVRGTITYWFIFILLRLAGRRDAGSLGVADLLVLVLIGDAAGNAMAGQSASVMDGMMVVATLIFWSVAVDRLGYFFPFMRNLLEPSKVCLVKDGVLQRKGMRREYITVEELMESIRLAGLERVDQVKRAYMESNGEISIISQSNDLIQRNDLRSKPE; this comes from the coding sequence ATGGGCATCGACTGGCACGAGATCTTCGTCTTCAACATTTCGCCATTCGAAATGATGGTGCGCGGCACCATCACCTACTGGTTCATTTTCATTCTGCTGCGGCTGGCGGGCCGACGCGATGCCGGCTCGCTGGGCGTCGCCGACCTGCTGGTGCTGGTGTTGATCGGCGATGCCGCCGGCAACGCGATGGCTGGGCAGTCGGCATCGGTCATGGACGGCATGATGGTGGTTGCCACGCTGATCTTCTGGAGTGTGGCGGTCGACCGCCTCGGTTACTTCTTCCCATTCATGCGAAACCTGCTGGAACCCAGCAAGGTTTGTCTGGTGAAAGACGGCGTGTTACAGCGCAAAGGCATGCGTCGCGAGTACATTACGGTCGAGGAACTGATGGAGTCGATCCGCCTGGCCGGACTGGAACGCGTTGACCAGGTGAAACGGGCCTACATGGAATCCAACGGCGAGATCAGCATAATTAGTCAATCAAATGACTTAATTCAAAGGAACGACTTGCGATCGAAGCCGGAATGA